The Cellulosilyticum sp. I15G10I2 genome contains the following window.
CAGTCCACTGCTGCCGCTGGTGAAAGAGTCTTTGAATTTTTAGAGGAACAGACCCAAGAAGATGAAAGTCATAAACATGCGAAACTGGAAGAAGTTAAAGGAGATGTTACTTTTTCTCATGTACATTTTGGCTATACAAAAGACAAAACGATTATTAATGATTTTTCGGCACATATTAAAGCAGGACAAAAAGTTGCCATAGTTGGTCCTACAGGTGCAGGAAAAACGACTATGGTTAATCTTCTCATGCGTTTTTATGAATTAGACAGTGGAGAAATTAAAATAGATGGTATTCCTATTAGTGCTCTAACCCGTGAAAATGTTCACCAATTATTTTGTATGGTTTTACAGGATACCTGGCTTTTTGAAGGCACCATTAAAGAAAATATTATTTACAGTAAACCAGGTGTTACAGATCAAGAAGTGATTAACGCCTGCAAAGCTGTGGGACTTCACCACTTTATCAAAACCCTCCCCAAAGGTTATGATACAGTTCTTAATGACAAAGCCAGTCTCTCAGCAGGTCAAAAACAGCTTATTACTATCGCCCGTGCCATGATAGATAATGCACCTCTTTTAATCTTAGATGAAGCGACAAGCTCCGTAGATACACGTACTGAAATTTTGATTCAGCAAGCTATGGATAAACTATCTGTCGGTAAAACATCTTTTATTATCGCCCACAGACTCTCTACTATTAAAAATGCTGATATTATTTTAGTCATGAAAGACGGAGATATTATAGAAAGCGGCAATCATGAAACCCTTCTTGCAAAAGGCGGCTTTTATGCGGAGCTTTATAACAGTCAGTTTGAAAAGGTATCCTAAAATTAGAAGGGGCCTTGGCCTGCTCACTATTATTTAGAGTATACCTGTCTTAGAATAGCTTCTTTACTTCCATGCTTTAATCCTATTTCATAATAGTCCTTCTCTGCCTGTCCTACTGATCCTCCACAATTTTGGCAGGTATATCTCGGTATATAAGTATGAATATCTTCATTTTTTATAAAAACATGCTTGGAGCAGTTTTCTAACCTGCTCCTATTTTGCTTAATACTTTCTCTAAGTTGGTCTGGCGTCTTATATTTACCCATAGATACATGCCTCCTATATAGCTGCTGCCAGCTGAAGCTCATTTACCTTCTGGCTGATATACTGGTCTTCTAACTTCTCCAGCTCTTCAAAATCCCAGTTATGAGAATACATATCCAGAAACTTACCTCTAGGCTGATTGGCTGTTTTTTGCGGCTTCTGGATGTAGTTATCATAGGGCACACACGCTGTAGTATGTGTGTCTTTTACTGATGTTAATAATTTGTTGTAATCTACTGATATTGGAGATGCACTTTCTTGATCTATGGAAATCTCTGTCTCTGTGCTCCCTAAATATGCAGGGCCACCTACGTACTCTTGTATTAATGTTTCACGATCTTCTCCTAGCAGCTTCTCTAGCGCTTCATTATTTCTTATATAATAAGTAAGCCCTTTAATTCTGTCATAATAAGAGGCATAGTACTTCCCTTCAAATATATCTTGACTTTCATTAAATGCCCTTTTAGACTTATACGCCTTACCGATCTTGGCAAAAGCTGTTCGAAATTCATTCTTTGTAAAACCTAGCTCCTCGGTCCAGCTATCTCCTTGTCTGTACTTTTCATGCTCACAGCACTCTAAGAACTTATAAAACTTATTGCCCTTACACTTTTCAAACCAATATTCCAGCTGTAATAATACGATTGTTGCATTAACGCTGCCTGTTACCTGGTTAAGTTCTGGATAGTATTTTAAATGTTTAAATGACATTACGATCATCCTCCTGTTTAGCCTTCCGCATATTTACTTCTCTAATATGATATATGTGCTGAGAATGATCTTTCCCTAATAAAAATAGTAAATTAAAAAGGCTATTTCTCTACGCCTGTAGACAAATAGCCTTTTATCTTATACTCTATTTTACTAATATATCTGCAACCGAGATGCCGCCATATTCAGTCGCAATCAGGCGCCTTGGCCACCCATTTGTCCGGGTCAAAACTTCTACCCCGTCTTTTGTTAAAAGTGTTGTTTCTTCGCACTTAGTGCCAGTAATGGTTGGATTCCAAGCATAGGCCTGCCCTGTCTTAATCCTTTTTTCACACGCTGGTGTAACCACATATTCTCGGCACCCGTATCCTGTTGGGCCGCCTTGATGATGAAGCTCCCACTCCGCTTCGTAGTCAGCCTCTTTGTATAACGCTTTTACCTTATCAAAATAGTCTTTATACGTCATATCATCTTTCATCATGGTCTGCATCACTGCAAAGATATATTGTACTTTCCTATACTTAAGTTCAATTGCTTCTGGAATCTCCCCAAAGTATACTATGCGGGTTATGCTTATATTAAGGCCTCGTCTCTGGGCACCGAGTACAACCATCAGGCTTTGTGAGATTTTTTTATTTGTAGGCATTGGATGCCTATAGTTTAAGATACGTTCATCACTTCCCACCAGTACACAATCGGGGCTGATACCCTTTTCTATACATAAAACCTTTAGCTGGCTTGCAATGTCCATTTCCGTCTGCCCAGGGGTTGCATTCCTACAAACCCCTTCAACTAATTCTGCACATAAGTTTCCCAAGTTTTTATAATCATCCACTTCATCTTGTGAGAGTTTCATGCGCAGCTCAATAAGCTGTTCCTGCACATCATCTGTGGCAGCAATGCCTGTATCAGATACTATATCGCTGCTGCCGATATACTGTTTTACAAATGCGCCAAGTGGTTCATACCATGGGTAGGCTACCTTATTAACTTCTAGCCCTGTTTCTTCATCACAGATTCTCTTAGCGTCGATATTGTCTGCAATGAGATCTATACCGTCTGGTTTAATGACCAAAGAGGCAACTCCCAGCTCTGTATTTTGTAAAACGTGGTTGCTCTTGCCCCCAGTGACCCAAGCAAAGTTATCTCTTCTTGATAAAATAACACCGTCATAATGATGGGCCTTTAACCAATCTCTTATCTTAATAATTGCATCCATCATTACGCCATTTCCATATTGACAACAACTTTACCTGTTTTCCCTGTTGCAAATATTTCAAATGCCTCTGGTGTTTGTCTTAACGGAAATCTATGGGTAATAATCATGCTTGGGTGAATTTTCTTTCTATCTAGTAAAGCAACAACTTTAGCCATATTATCAACAGAAGTTACCCATGAACCATGTAATGTCAGGTTTTTATGGAGTAGAAGCGGACTTGGTTCAAAGGTTACAGACCCTTGTTCGCCGAGGTAAACAACCTGTCCCCACATCTTAGTCACTTCTAAACACTGATGGCGTCCTATACTGCTTCCTGAACAGTCTACTGCTACTTCAACACCTTTGCCGCCCGTAAGCTCCAGTATTTTGCTTACTACATTCTCATCACCCATGAGGACTTGATCAGCACCAACCTTCTTTGCCATAGCCATTCTTTCTTCTGAAATATCAACGCCGATGACTTCCGCCCCTAAAGCCTTAGCTAATATAACCGTTGCCTGCCCCACAGGGCCAAGACCCATTACGAGTACTCTGTCATTACCAGAAACATTACCTCTTAAAAGCCCTTGGTAGGCCGTCCCAAATCCACAGGCGATCATGGCGCCATCTTCATAGGTCAAAAAGTCAGGAAGATGAATACACGTATTGGCATCTGCGACCATATACTCCGCTAAGGCGCCATCTCTTTGCCAGCCGTAAGCCCGTCTTTCGGGTGATTGACAGTTAATAAAGAAGCCTTTTTGGCATTCATCACAATACCCGCAGCCTTGGATATGGTATACCACTACACGGTCTCCTTCTTTAAAATTACAAACACCTTCTCCTACTGCTACTATTTGTCCGCTTGGTTCGTGTCCAGCGATGACATCATCATATCTTGCGCCCCCTGTTTTGTCCGTATGTTCATAATAAATGTACTTTAAATCACTTCCGCATAAACTGGCTGCTTTCATCTTTAAGAGTACCTGACCGTGTCCTGGTTTTGGCACATCACATGTTACGTGCTCAACCCTCGCACCGCCTGGCAATTTCATACCTAACATTTTTTCTGGAATTTTTTCACTCATCACCGTTAACCTCCATTATTCATCTTTTTCTATATTATTTATAGGCTTATCTCTATCCCCATCATAGCACTCCTTATCGCCAAATAGAATAAAATATCTAATGAATTGATGGACTATCTAACTCTCTTTTTCACAATTAAAAGAGTTTTAACCCTTGTAATTGATATGCTCTCCCTGCTTATATTCTTTAGGTGATACCCCTATAACTTTCTTGAAAATCCTTGAAAAATAGTACTGGTCTTCATAGCCTAACTGCCGGCTTACTTCATAAACATGCATGTCTTTGAGTTTTAAAAGCTTACAGGCTTCTTGCATCTTTAAA
Protein-coding sequences here:
- a CDS encoding M24 family metallopeptidase, translating into MMDAIIKIRDWLKAHHYDGVILSRRDNFAWVTGGKSNHVLQNTELGVASLVIKPDGIDLIADNIDAKRICDEETGLEVNKVAYPWYEPLGAFVKQYIGSSDIVSDTGIAATDDVQEQLIELRMKLSQDEVDDYKNLGNLCAELVEGVCRNATPGQTEMDIASQLKVLCIEKGISPDCVLVGSDERILNYRHPMPTNKKISQSLMVVLGAQRRGLNISITRIVYFGEIPEAIELKYRKVQYIFAVMQTMMKDDMTYKDYFDKVKALYKEADYEAEWELHHQGGPTGYGCREYVVTPACEKRIKTGQAYAWNPTITGTKCEETTLLTKDGVEVLTRTNGWPRRLIATEYGGISVADILVK
- a CDS encoding zinc-dependent alcohol dehydrogenase family protein; this encodes MSEKIPEKMLGMKLPGGARVEHVTCDVPKPGHGQVLLKMKAASLCGSDLKYIYYEHTDKTGGARYDDVIAGHEPSGQIVAVGEGVCNFKEGDRVVVYHIQGCGYCDECQKGFFINCQSPERRAYGWQRDGALAEYMVADANTCIHLPDFLTYEDGAMIACGFGTAYQGLLRGNVSGNDRVLVMGLGPVGQATVILAKALGAEVIGVDISEERMAMAKKVGADQVLMGDENVVSKILELTGGKGVEVAVDCSGSSIGRHQCLEVTKMWGQVVYLGEQGSVTFEPSPLLLHKNLTLHGSWVTSVDNMAKVVALLDRKKIHPSMIITHRFPLRQTPEAFEIFATGKTGKVVVNMEMA